A genome region from Patescibacteria group bacterium includes the following:
- a CDS encoding putative peptidoglycan glycosyltransferase FtsW, whose translation MANKSIDKVFLATVIFLMLGGFFIFMSSSLGLLARQGPQFGATTFNQAFFGLFLGSIALVVFSKIDYKLWKKYAVHIFALSIIATALVFIPQIGLQHGGARRWLDLGFVTFQPSEFLKFGAVLYLAAWFSSVKYKIESIKWGLLPLLAVIGIVGLILLWQPDMDTLLIIIGAAIGIFFIAGGKWKHLAVLFGIAVIGFILIVFSKPYLMERVLTFIDPARDPLVAGWQIQQSLIAVGSGGVFGKGFGQSIQKFRFLPEPIGDSIFAVAAEEFGFVGGVVIISAFILFLLRGLSIARRAPDAFSGLLVSGIVIMIVLQSLINIASIVGVFPFSGLPLPFISHGGTALLFALVEIGIVLNISRYKRKI comes from the coding sequence ATGGCGAACAAGAGTATTGATAAAGTATTTCTCGCAACCGTTATTTTTCTCATGTTGGGAGGGTTTTTTATCTTCATGTCCTCTTCGCTTGGTTTATTGGCGAGACAAGGACCTCAATTTGGCGCTACGACATTCAATCAAGCGTTTTTCGGCCTCTTTCTGGGTTCCATCGCGCTCGTCGTATTTTCAAAAATAGATTATAAACTTTGGAAGAAATACGCGGTACACATATTCGCACTCTCCATTATCGCGACAGCTTTGGTTTTCATCCCGCAGATCGGGCTACAGCACGGGGGCGCGCGGCGATGGCTTGATCTCGGGTTTGTCACATTCCAGCCTTCCGAATTCTTAAAGTTCGGAGCCGTGCTGTACCTTGCCGCATGGTTCTCTTCGGTTAAGTATAAAATTGAGTCAATCAAATGGGGATTATTGCCGCTTCTGGCGGTCATCGGCATTGTAGGCCTCATTTTGCTGTGGCAACCCGACATGGATACCCTCCTCATCATCATCGGTGCCGCCATCGGCATATTTTTTATTGCGGGAGGGAAGTGGAAGCATTTGGCTGTCCTATTCGGCATCGCTGTTATTGGTTTTATTCTTATCGTATTTTCCAAACCCTACCTCATGGAGCGCGTTTTGACGTTTATTGATCCCGCGCGCGACCCGCTCGTTGCGGGGTGGCAGATACAGCAGTCCCTAATCGCGGTCGGCTCCGGCGGAGTGTTCGGAAAGGGCTTTGGTCAAAGCATACAGAAATTCAGATTCTTGCCCGAGCCGATCGGAGATTCTATTTTTGCCGTAGCGGCTGAAGAGTTTGGTTTTGTTGGGGGCGTCGTCATTATTTCCGCGTTCATTTTGTTCCTGTTAAGGGGTCTCTCTATTGCGCGGCGCGCCCCTGATGCATTCAGTGGACTTTTGGTTTCCGGGATTGTTATAATGATTGTACTCCAATCCCTTATTAATATTGCGTCTATTGTAGGCGTTTTCCCGTTTTCAGGCCTCCCGCTTCCGTTCATTAGTCATGGAGGCACGGCATTGCTGTTCGCACTCGTTGAGATCGGGATCGTACTCAATATTTCAAGGTATAAGAGAAAAATATAG
- a CDS encoding peptidoglycan DD-metalloendopeptidase family protein yields MNIWQFVKTIFLSSMLFLVIFAVPVLQIRAQSIDELKTKITGRASEIEALEKEIAQYQIQLNGIGEEKQSLQKEIKTIDLTRKKLAADIKLTENKIESSSLTIEKLELEIGDKKTNITNKIEVIKETIRKINEIDDNTLVELVLSSDNISEFWNDVENFEQFQESINKNVKELQDLKTRLEENKASIEIARANSIALRAKLQDQKIIADNSRNQKNQLLAQTKNKEANYQKALDEKLRLKEEFEKELLKFESELRIAIDPGSFPPAGTGVLLWPLKDIFITQKFGNTDFAQSGGYNGKGHNGVDFRASIGTEIKAALSGVVEATGNTDQYPGCYSYGKWVLIKHNNGLSTLYAHLSLIKAIEGQQVSTGDIVGYSGNTGYSTGPHLHLTVYASQGVQVTRLGAIAGRPISKCSSASIPIAPLPAYLNPLDYL; encoded by the coding sequence ATGAACATATGGCAATTCGTAAAAACCATCTTTCTTTCTTCCATGCTATTTCTCGTGATATTTGCGGTGCCAGTGCTACAGATACGCGCCCAAAGCATTGATGAACTCAAAACGAAAATTACCGGTCGCGCAAGCGAAATAGAGGCGCTTGAAAAAGAGATCGCGCAATACCAAATCCAGTTGAACGGTATTGGGGAAGAAAAACAAAGTTTACAAAAAGAGATAAAGACCATTGACCTTACGCGAAAAAAACTTGCTGCGGACATAAAATTGACTGAAAATAAAATTGAATCCAGTTCGCTCACCATTGAAAAGCTGGAGCTTGAAATTGGCGATAAAAAGACAAATATCACTAATAAGATAGAGGTTATCAAGGAGACCATCAGAAAGATCAACGAAATAGATGATAACACCCTCGTTGAACTCGTTCTTTCCAGCGACAATATCTCGGAGTTTTGGAATGACGTGGAGAATTTCGAGCAATTTCAAGAAAGTATCAACAAGAACGTAAAAGAACTGCAGGACCTCAAAACGCGTCTGGAAGAAAATAAAGCATCCATTGAGATCGCGCGCGCAAATTCTATTGCGCTCCGGGCAAAACTCCAAGACCAAAAGATCATTGCGGACAATAGCCGCAATCAAAAAAATCAATTGCTCGCGCAAACAAAAAATAAAGAAGCCAATTACCAGAAAGCGCTTGATGAAAAACTGCGGCTCAAGGAGGAGTTTGAAAAGGAGTTGCTGAAATTTGAATCAGAACTGCGCATCGCCATAGATCCGGGGAGTTTCCCCCCGGCGGGAACTGGCGTTTTGCTATGGCCGCTGAAAGATATCTTTATCACGCAGAAATTCGGCAATACCGATTTTGCGCAAAGCGGGGGATACAACGGGAAAGGTCACAATGGCGTTGATTTTCGGGCAAGTATTGGTACGGAAATAAAAGCCGCACTCTCCGGTGTTGTTGAGGCGACAGGCAACACCGATCAATATCCCGGCTGCTATTCCTACGGCAAATGGGTGCTTATCAAGCACAATAACGGTCTTTCAACACTCTATGCGCATCTCTCACTCATTAAAGCAATAGAAGGGCAGCAGGTGTCTACCGGGGATATTGTCGGCTATAGCGGAAACACAGGATATTCTACCGGCCCGCATCTGCATCTTACCGTATACGCAAGCCAGGGAGTTCAAGTGACTCGCTTAGGCGCCATCGCGGGGAGACCAATCAGTAAATGTAGTAGTGCATCCATACCCATCGCTCCGCTTCCGGCGTACCTTAATCCTCTGGATTACTTATAA
- a CDS encoding UDP-N-acetylglucosamine--N-acetylmuramyl-(pentapeptide) pyrophosphoryl-undecaprenol N-acetylglucosamine transferase has product MKILFTGGGSGGHFYPIIAVAEEINKIIERDHLLNAQLYFVAPEPYNRALLQENGILFKKVSAGKMRRYFSLLNFLDIFKTSAGIVRAIVLLYSIFPDVIFSKGGYASFPVLFAARLFGIPVIIHESDSVPGKTNVWAGKFAQRIAVSYADAGSFFPKDKVAQTGNPVRQGMFIVQKKGAHEFLKLEEGTPIIFILGGSQGAQVINNVVLDALPQLVEKYQVIHQTGENNFKSTASTAGVILKGNRYEGRYHPFPYLNLLSMKMSAGIADLIISRAGSTIFEIAAWGIPSIIVPITDSNGDHQRSNAFAYARTGACLVIEENNLAANVLISDIDRIMGNREERERMVVGARSFARPDAAQKIAEEIVKIALKHEK; this is encoded by the coding sequence ATGAAGATACTTTTTACCGGAGGCGGGTCCGGAGGACATTTTTACCCCATCATAGCGGTTGCGGAAGAGATAAATAAGATCATAGAGCGCGACCATTTATTGAACGCGCAACTGTATTTTGTGGCGCCTGAACCTTACAACAGAGCCCTTCTTCAGGAAAACGGCATTCTGTTTAAAAAGGTTTCCGCAGGGAAGATGCGGCGTTACTTTTCTCTCTTGAATTTTCTGGACATATTTAAAACCTCCGCCGGTATTGTGCGGGCCATTGTACTGTTGTACTCTATTTTCCCCGATGTCATTTTCAGCAAAGGGGGGTACGCGAGTTTTCCGGTACTTTTCGCGGCGCGATTGTTCGGCATTCCCGTCATTATCCATGAATCAGACTCGGTTCCCGGAAAAACAAACGTGTGGGCGGGGAAGTTTGCGCAAAGGATCGCGGTCTCGTATGCTGACGCGGGAAGTTTTTTCCCTAAAGATAAAGTGGCGCAGACCGGCAATCCCGTCAGACAAGGAATGTTCATAGTGCAAAAAAAGGGCGCGCATGAATTTTTAAAACTGGAGGAGGGCACACCCATTATTTTTATTCTTGGCGGTTCTCAAGGGGCGCAAGTGATCAACAACGTCGTCTTGGACGCGCTTCCCCAGCTTGTTGAAAAATATCAGGTCATCCACCAGACCGGAGAAAATAATTTTAAAAGTACCGCAAGTACGGCCGGCGTTATCTTAAAAGGGAATCGATATGAAGGACGATATCATCCATTCCCGTATCTGAATTTGCTTTCCATGAAAATGTCAGCCGGCATAGCTGACCTGATCATATCGCGTGCCGGTTCCACCATTTTTGAGATTGCGGCATGGGGAATACCGAGTATCATTGTTCCCATCACTGATTCAAACGGAGACCATCAACGAAGCAATGCGTTTGCTTACGCGCGAACGGGGGCATGCCTGGTGATTGAAGAGAATAATTTAGCGGCGAATGTTCTTATCTCCGATATTGACCGTATCATGGGAAACAGGGAAGAGCGTGAGCGTATGGTAGTGGGAGCGCGCTCGTTTGCACGGCCGGACGCCGCCCAGAAGATCGCGGAAGAGATCGTAAAGATCGCGCTCAAACATGAAAAATAA
- the gltX gene encoding glutamate--tRNA ligase, with the protein MPNILTPKNIVTRFAPSPTGFLHVGGMRTALFNYLFAKAHGGKFILRIEDTDKERSKKEYEEDIVAGLSWLSLSYDEIYRQSERGEIYKKHLQAILYKGSAYEAEENSDGTGKVIRFKNPNGKITFKDMIRGDISFDTAELGDFVIAKDMQTPLFHLAVVVDDFEMGVTHIIRGEDHISNTPRQMLIQRAISAPEPLYAHIPLILAPDKSKLSKRHGAVSVNEYKAEGYLPEALINFLALLGWNPGTEKEIFTLSELIKEFNLEKVQKGGAVFDRTKLDWINREHLRKLPSKDLEIFVSDILKTQDSVLVKKITPLILERINKFSDINTMAAEGELAYFFERPRYSSEKLVWKKSDSKTTKRHIDRMIELFQNADFTSAESLKPAIWDYAEGEGRGDVLWPLRFALSGRDKSPDPFTIASILGKEETRERLRAASVKLGE; encoded by the coding sequence ATGCCGAACATCCTCACCCCAAAAAATATTGTAACTCGTTTTGCACCGTCCCCGACGGGGTTTTTGCATGTGGGCGGTATGCGCACGGCGCTCTTCAACTATCTCTTCGCCAAAGCGCACGGAGGAAAATTTATCCTGCGCATTGAGGACACCGACAAGGAACGCAGTAAAAAAGAATACGAAGAGGATATTGTGGCGGGACTCTCGTGGCTTTCTCTTTCGTATGACGAGATATATCGCCAGTCAGAACGAGGGGAAATATACAAAAAGCATCTCCAAGCAATACTCTACAAAGGTAGCGCGTATGAGGCGGAAGAAAACAGCGATGGCACGGGAAAGGTCATCCGCTTCAAAAACCCGAACGGGAAGATAACGTTTAAGGATATGATTCGTGGAGACATTTCATTTGATACGGCCGAACTGGGTGATTTTGTGATCGCTAAAGACATGCAAACACCGCTTTTTCACTTGGCGGTCGTCGTTGATGATTTTGAGATGGGCGTCACGCATATTATTCGCGGAGAGGACCATATCTCCAATACACCTCGCCAAATGCTCATACAGCGCGCCATAAGCGCTCCGGAGCCCCTCTATGCTCACATCCCACTTATCCTAGCTCCCGACAAAAGCAAACTCTCTAAGCGCCACGGTGCGGTTTCCGTGAATGAATACAAGGCAGAAGGATATCTGCCGGAAGCGCTCATAAATTTTTTAGCGTTACTCGGCTGGAATCCGGGAACTGAAAAAGAAATATTTACCTTGAGTGAACTCATCAAAGAATTTAATTTGGAGAAGGTGCAAAAAGGCGGCGCGGTCTTTGATCGTACTAAACTTGATTGGATCAACAGGGAACACTTGAGGAAATTACCATCAAAAGATCTGGAGATCTTTGTATCAGATATATTAAAAACACAGGACTCTGTTCTTGTGAAAAAAATTACTCCGCTCATTCTTGAACGTATCAATAAATTTTCAGATATCAATACAATGGCCGCGGAAGGGGAGTTAGCGTATTTTTTTGAACGGCCGCGATACAGCTCTGAAAAATTGGTATGGAAAAAAAGTGATTCTAAAACAACAAAACGGCACATTGACAGAATGATTGAATTATTTCAAAATGCTGATTTTACCAGCGCGGAATCTTTGAAGCCTGCGATATGGGATTATGCGGAAGGTGAGGGAAGAGGGGATGTTTTATGGCCTCTGCGCTTTGCTCTTTCCGGAAGGGATAAATCGCCGGACCCGTTCACTATTGCGTCAATTTTAGGCAAAGAAGAAACACGAGAGCGTTTAAGGGCGGCTTCGGTGAAACTAGGTGAATGA